The DNA region CGCCGCCGTCTCGACCATCGGGATCATCAGCGTCTGCGCCCCGATATCGAGCGCCTGCTTGATCAGCCAAGGTTCGCCGACCGGCAGCCTGACGACCGGATGGGCGGGATGACGGGTGACGGCGGCAAGCTGGGCTGCGATGAGCGGAATGTCGTTCGGCCCATGCTCGGCATCGATCAGGATCCAGTCGAAGCCGGCTCCGGCGCAGATTTCCGCCGAATGGGGATTGGCGAGCGCCACCCAGAGCCCGGTCAGCAGATCACCGCCGGATTGGAGGGCGGCCTTGAAGGAATTGACGGGCGCGGGCATGGGCAGTCTCCTGGATTTTTGCTGCAATGTGCTGCACCGGCAGCGTGGCCGACGCGGTCTCGGCTGGTCCCCCGAGAGCTAGCCCCGGAAGGCCGAACCCCGCAAGCCTCAATTCGCGAACGCCGGTACGGCACCAACCTTAGGGCCGGCAGATTGAACCCGACACCTGCCCCGTGATACGGGGACGGCCGATTGCACGAGAGGACGTTTTTGCCATGCTGCCCTGGATCCAGCTCGACACGGCCAAGATACCCGGCGGCGGCGAATTACGCCTGAAGCAACGCGGTACGGAATTCTCCATCATGCTCGGCACCAACGAGCTGATGAACAGCCGGCTCAGCGGCTCGGAAGAGGCGCTCGCCACCCTCGCCTTCGAGCGGATCGCTGATCATAAGCGCCCGCATATCCTGATCGGCGGCCTCGGCATGGGTTTTACGCTGCGCGCAGCCCTTGCCGTCCTGCCTCAGGACGCCAAGGTGACCGTCGCCGAACTGGTGCCCGCCGTCGTCGACTGGGCGCGCGGCCCGATGGCGGAGATTTATCAGGGCAGCCTCGACGACCCGCGCGTGACCATCCATGTCGGCGATGTCGGCGCCTTGATCGCCAAATCCAGGGGCCAGTTCGACGCCATCCTGCTCGATGTCGACAACGGCCCCGACGGCCTGACGCGCGAAGAGAACGACGACCTCTATGCCTATGACGGGATTCGCAAATCGAAGAACGCCCTCACCCGCGGCGGCGTGCTCGGCGTCTGGTCCTCCGGTCCCGACCCGCGCTTCACCCAGCGCCTCAAGGGGTGCGGCTATGTGGTTGAAGAGATTCCGGTCAGGGCCGGCCGGACCGGTCGCGGCAAGAAGCATGTGATCTGGATGGCGAAGGCCTGAGGTTAGCGTTCTTTTAGACAGCAAGTCCCCTCCCCAACCCCTCCCCACAAGGGTGAGGGGCTTTGCGCCGCATCCCGCCTTGAGGTGGAGCAAGAAACATCACCGGATAATCTCCCCATTCGCGGGAAAACGATTTGCCACCGGAGTTGCCCCTTGACTGGCCCCTCGGACGGCCGCCTATCTCCTTAACAAGCGAAGTGAATAATCGCAGATGCTGTCGCCAATTCGAACGACACGAACCGCCAATTGGTGGCAAAGAGGTGAATTGGAGGCGCAGACGGCAGGGCTGGGTTAAGCCCTCCGCCTTGTGGGGAGGGTTTGGGAGGGGACTTGCTTCTCGCCTACCCCCACAACCCACGCGGCGGCACCGACATCACCGCCCCGTCATAGGCAATCGAAGGCTCCCTATCCCGCGCCAAGAGCAGCGGCCCGTCGAGATCGACAAACGCCGCTCCTTGGCCCACCAGAAAAGCCGGTGCCATGGCAAGCGAGGAGCCGACCATGCAGCCGATCATGATCTGAAAACCCGCTTCCACAGCCGCATCGCGCATGAGAAGCGCTTCGGTTAGCCCGCCAGTCTTGTCGAGCTTGATGTTAACAGCATCATACTTGCCCTTGAGGCTCGCCAGCGATGCCGTGTCGTGGCAGCTTTCGTCGGCACAGACAGGCAGGACCCGATCCAGACCGAGAAGCGCCTCGTCATTACCCGCCGGAAACGGCTGCTCGACAAGCTTCACCCCGAGATCGAGGAAAACAGGCGCCAGTGCCTTGTATTGATCGAGGCTCCAGCCCTCATTGGCATCGACGATGATGGCGGCGTTCGGCGCACCCGCCCTGACGGCCCGAATGCGCTCGACATCCCCCTCGCCGCCGAGCTTGACCTTGAGGAGCGGTCGGTGCGCCTCCTTCTCCGCCGCCGCACGCATGCTCTCGGGCGTGCCGAGCGACAGCGTATAGGTGACCGACAGCGGCTTCGGCTCCGGCAACTTCGCAAGTTGCCAGACCGGCTTACCAGCGCGCTTGGCCTCCAGATCCCAGAAGGCGCAGTCCAGCGCATTGCGCGCCGCACCCGGCTTCAGCCGGGTCTGCAGGCCCACCCGATCCAGACCGTCAGCCACCTCCGGAACCAGCGCCGAAAGCACCTGGACGACACTCTCCACCGTCTCGCCGTAACGCGCATAGGGCACGCATTCGCCCTGCCCGACAAACACGCCATCCGTCAGCCGCACCGTCACCACCTTCGCCTCAGTCTTAGAGCCGCGCGAGATGGTAAAGGTGCCGGCGATCGGAAAGCTCTCGGGCGTGACGGTCATCTGGATCGGCATGGCAGGACCTCCGGTGGCGGGGAAAAGGGCAAGTGGCGCCCCGAATCGCCGCTCTTGCATGAACAAGCAATCCTTTCTATATCCGTCAACAATCAGACCGGCAGCGGCCGAGGGCGAAAAGGCCCTGTGAGTTCGGCCAAAATCCCGCAAGTGGGATCATCAACGGTCGCATGAAGCACAGAGACGAAGCCCGTGAACACGCTGGATTTTGACAAGAGACCGGAAGATACGCGCGTTGTCGTCGCCATGTCGGGCGGCGTGGATAGCTCCGTCGTCGCCGGCATCCTGAAGCGCGAGGGTTATGACGTCCTCGGCATCACGCTGCAGCTTTACGACCATGGCGCCGCCGTCCATCGCGCCGGCTCCTGCTGCGCCGGCCAGGACATCGACGATGCCCGCCGCGTCTGCGAAACGCTCGGCATTCCCCATTACGTGCTCGACTACGAACAGCGCTTCCGCGACACCGTGATCAACCCGTTCATGGAAAGTTATGTCGCCGGCGAAACGCCGATCCCCTGTGTCGCCTGCAACCAGACGGTCAAGTTCGCCGATCTCTTGGCGACGGCGAAGGAACTCGGCGCCGATGCGCTGGCGACCGGCCATTACATCCGCTCGAAGTCCGTGCCGCTGCCCAATGACCCCGGCCACCGCGCCCTCTTCCGCCCGATCGACAGCGAGCGCGACCAGAGCTATTTCCTCTTTGCCACCACGCAGGAGCAGATCGACTATCTGCGCTTCCCGCTCGGTGCCATGTCGAAGGCGGAAACGCGCAAGCTCGCCGAAGACATGGGCCTCGTCGTTGCCCAGAAGGCCGACAGCCAGGACATCTGTTTCGTGCCGCAGGGAAAATATGCCGACGTCATCAACAAGCTGAAGCCGAATGCGGCTCTGGCCGGTGAGATCGTGCATCTCGATGGACGCGTACTCGGCAATCACGAAGGCATACTGCATTACACCATCGGCCAGAGGAAGGGATTGGGCGTCGCCACGGGCGAACCGCTCTATGTCATCTATCTCGATGCCCGCTCGCGCCGCGTCATCGTCGGCCCGAAGGAAGCGCTGGAAACCCACCGCGTCTATCTGCGCGACATCAACTGGCTGGGCGACCGCACGCTGGCGGAAGATGCAGCCGACGGCATGCCCTGCTTCGCCAAGGTGCGCTCCACCCGCCCGCCGACACCGGCCGTGCTGCATGCCGACGAAAAGGGTGTTTATATCGATCTCGAAATCGGCGAAGCCGGTGTCGCCCCGGGCCAGGCCTGCGTGCTTTATTCGGCAACCGGTGCCGACGCCCGCGTCTATGGCGGCGGTTTCATCGAGCGGTCCGAACGCTCCGGCACGGCGGAAGCCTCGCTGAAGGCGCTTCTGGCAAGCCCGGTGGCGGCCTGAGCAGGGGGACGTCTGCTGCAGTGGAAAGCACAATCCTTTTTGCTTTCAACGCGCTTGACTTTGATCGGACCCTCGCCTTATAAGCCGCCCATCGCTTCGGACGGCGACGGCTTCAAGGCCCGAATGTTCGATGTGTGGCGGGGTAGCTCAGGTGGTTAGAGCGTGGGATTCATAACCCCAAGGTCGGCGGTTCAAGTCCGCCCCCCGCTACCAAAACTCCAATTTTGACAGACTAGTTTTTGATGGCGTTTGCATGGGCAGTGTCTCCACTGGCGCGAACAGTTCGCAAAACTGGCGACAGCAAACAAATCATTGATTGCAGCAATCACAACCCCTAATATATTTCGGATGGGGAATGTGCATAATGCTGAAAGATGCTTTGGTAGCAATCGAAGTGACCGCAAAAACGATGGTCGCGTCGTACTGTGACTTCACCCAGTCATTGGGCCTAAGCCGGTGTCGAGAATCATGGATTTGGGAGACGGTAAAGGAATACCAAGTCCTGCTGGGCCTTCTCGTATCGGCAGCAAGTGTCGTTGCTTTGATTTGGGCAGAAAACAGAGCCAACAGACGTCATTACGAACTCGTCCGGAAACAAGACAATTCCACAAAATTGATTGTCCAGAGAGCTCTGACGCCTGCCTATGAAGAACTCTGCGAGATAGACGATTGGGCTGCGATACGAATACCTCAGATAATTAAAGATCTTACACAGGACGTGGATGCTTTTGATTACATCGTGAGGGGCACTATTGAAGCAGTTAGCCGGCAACAGTTCCGCGACGCTGAGAAGCTCTTAGACGGGAAGGCGGCAGCGGAATTAAGAAAACTTCGAAGTGCGGCGAATGAAGCGCGAGACGAAATCAGCGACATCTACAATAGCGCCCGAAAAGGTGAGAAAATGTCAGCTGATTTCCAGCAGCGAATGAATATCGTTACGCGAGAAATGGCAACTTCTCGAATTGAGGTCATTGCTGGGCTTGAGAGATTGGCTAAGGCCGAGAAGGTACAACTAATTCGGCCTGCGAACAAATTTAAGCAGTCGCATGATGTGGCGCTCGAAACTACAGGGGAGACAGGCTGAAGCTTGTTCTAATCAGCTGACGATCAGCTATCGCGCCGCCCAAACCAAACCCCGCCGCACAATCTCCCGCATCTGCGGCACCTCGAACTCCGTCGCCTGATGGCCGAGCGAGGAATAGAACACCCTGCCCTGCCCGTGGCGTCGCTTCCAGACGACCGGCATCACGTGGCCGTCGATCCAGGCATCGTGCTCGCCGGTAAAGGTGGTCGTCGCCAGCACCTCGTTATTCGGGTCGACATGCATGTAATACTGCTCGGAGCGATAAGGAAAATCGCCGATGCCGGAGACGAGCGGGTCCTCGGGCTTCACGATATTGACCGTGTAATCATAGATATTGCCGGGATGGGCGACCCACTGGCCGCCGATCATGTATTGATACTGGACGCAGTCGCGAAAGCTGTCGCCCGCCTGCCCGTGGAAGCCGCCGAGGCCGACGCCGCCGCGGATGGCAAGCTCCAGGTTCTCGATCTCCGGCTTTTCGATCTTGGTCATCGTCAGCATCGGCACGATGAGGCTGTAGTCGCGGATAGCAGGGTCGGCAAAAGCCTCCGTGCCCGGCTCGACGCGGACCGAAAAGCCCTCCGCCTCCAGCATGTCGGAGATGAGGGCGGCGCATTGTTCGGGCTGGTGCCCGTCCCAGCCGCCCCAGCAGATCAGAGCCTGACGCATGATGAAATCCTTCTTGAAATAACGAGAGGTCAGCGGCCGAGCAGGCCATCGACGAGGGAATCGGAGAGCGGCGCCGGGCGCTCGACACGGGTGGTGATCGCGACGGTTTCGCCCCGGTCCGAAGCCGTCTGAAAGGCCTCCATGACTTCAAGCACATGCAGCGCGAGATCCCCGTTCGCCCGGTGTGGACGATCCTCAATGATCGCATGCGCCATGTCGGCGAGCCCGAGCGAGCGCCAGTTGCCCTCGGCGTAAGGCAGGCTGACGGGCTTCCCCTGGGCTTCGCCAACGAGCGGCAAAAGGAAGAGGTCACCGCCGAAATGATTGGGATCGGGCACGATCAGGCTCGCCTCCGTGCCGTAGATCTCAAGCGGCGTGTGGCGATGGCCGGCGACGTCGAAGCTCATGGAGATCTGCACCACGGCGCCGTTGGCGAAGGACATCAGTCCCGTGACATGGGTCGGCACATGCACCGGGATCACCTCGCCCCGGCGCGGCTCGCTGCCGATCTTTCTCGTATCGCGCACCTTGGTGGCAAAACCCGCCACCTTCTCGACGGGCCCGAGCAGGTTGACCAGATCGGTGATGTAATACGGCCCCATGTCGAGCATCGGCCCGCCGCCGGCCTCGTAGTAGAAGTCAGGATTGGGATGCCATCGCTCGTGGCCGGGGCACATGAAGTAGGCCGTGCCGCCGATCGGCTGGCCGATCGCGCCATCATCGACCAGTGCGCGCGCCGTCTGATGCGCGCCGCCGAGAAACGTGTCGGGCGCCGAGCCGATGCGGAGCCCCAGAGCCCGCGCCACACTGGACAGGTGCAGCCCCTCGGCAAAGGTGACGCCAAGCGGCTTTTCCGAATAGACGTGTTTGCCGGCTTCCAGCGCCTTAAGCCCCACCGCCACATGCGCCTTCGGCACCGTCAGGTTGAGGATGATGCGGATCTCGGGATCGACATAGAGGTCCTCGATCGAGCGGACCGGAACGTTGAATTCCGCGGCCCGTGCTGCTGCCAGATCCGCATTGAGGTCGGCGACCCCGCAGACCTTCAATATGGGAAACTGCGGCAGGGTTTTCAGATAAGCGCTTGAAATATTGCCGCATCCGATGATGCCGATGCCGACTTGCTGCATGATGGCCGCGTCCTCTCTCCCTGGTCTCTTCTATGCGTCCTGGGACGAAGGTGACTGGATCACCTCTCCTCGCCGTCCCGGCGCAAGAGCCGCAGACTGGTCGCAAATGCGACGAAGGTCAACGCGCATTCGGGCACTTTTCCCGCAGAAGACGCAAGCCTTATCCTATCCCCTGGTCCAGGCCGCCCCCAATCCTGGGGAGGCCAGATCGGGGGTCCGATGGGAAAACCTTTCGTTAAATTTTAGTGAATACAATGACGGGCCAGTAGCGAGGTTTTGTCATGCGTACCGCTCTTTATTCCGCCCTCGGCGTCATGCTGATGCTGTCGGCCTGCGCCAAGCCGCCCTCCCAGACGCGCAACGCCTGCGCGATCTTCGAGCAGCGCGACGGCCTGTTCAACAACTGGCGTCGCGCCGCCGTCTCGGCCGAACGCGAATACGGCGTTCCCGTGCCGATCCTGATGGCGACGATCTATACGGAATCGAGCTTCCGTCATAATGCCAAGCCGCCGCGCAAATGGTATCTCGGCTTCATCCCCGGCAAGCGCGCGTCTTCGGCCTACGGTTATTCCCAGGCGCTCGACGGCACCTGGGACCGCTATCGCCAGGAGACCGGCCGCTGGGGCGCCCGCCGCACCGATTTCGCCGACGCCATCCGCTTCATCGGCTGGTATCACCGCGAGACGGCCGACAAGCTGAAGATCCAGCTCAACGACCCGTACAATCTCTACCTCGCCTATCACTCAGGGCTGACAGGCTATCTGCGCGGCGCCTACAAGAACCGCCCGGAAGCGTTGAAGGGGGCGAAGCGGTTCACCGAGATTACCTATACTTACGCCCGACAGCTGCAGCAGTGCCCGGGGTGAGGGTTTAAGTTCTTTGGGCGCCGGGTTGAAATTGGCCGGTCTGCGTTACCACCCTCTGTCGGCTACGCCGACATCTCCCCCTCAAGGGGGAGATTGCGGTTTGTCCTTGTGACCGCCTGACCAAATTGCGCCCTCGAACGGCACAATCGGTATCGAAGTGGATCTCAACCTCGACCTCAGTGGCAGCCAGATCCGCATCCCCAATCCAATCTCCCCCCTTGAGGGGGAGATGTCCGGCAGGACAGAGGGGAGTGCCCCGCAGAATTTCATTTCCAGCGACCTCCCCCAAACAAAAACCTCCCCGCCGAATCCGATGGGGAGGTTTGAACGACCGGAGCAGATCAAATCAGTTGGCGCTCTGGATCGCCGAGATCTGCCACAACGTGCCGGGACGGCGGACGAAGGTCCAGATCTCGACCGATTCCGAAGGCGTCTTCGGATCGCCCTCGACGACCGCATTGGTCTGACGATCGACCATGTAGTCGACGGCTTCGTAGCGCATCGCGACCGTCGCATATTCGGCCTTCTCTTCGGCCCAGCTCTCGGCAACGTCACCCTGCACGAGGTGAACGTCACGCACGACGTTCTTGACGCCCTTGGTGGCGTTTTCGCTCAGTTCTTCCGCCAGATAGGACATGGCCTCCGGCGTCGTGATCCGGCGCAGCGTGCCATAGTCCTCGGCCGCGAAAGCCGCCTGCATGTCCTTCAGCAACTGCTCGAAGCGCTCAAGGTCGCCCTGGGTGATACCGAGTTCGTCCGGCTGGCCGGGACGGGCCGCAGAAGCCGCTGCCACACCGCCGCTACCGATCTTCGGGATCTGGAAGCTGGAGCGGCCGGCATCGCCCTGGTTGTCGCGGGCAAGACCACCTATGCCAGGGAAACCACCGATGCCGGAATTGCTGCCGGCTCCCGCAGAGGCTGGTTGGCGATTGGCGAAGGCCCGCATGGCAAAACGCACCAGGAAGAAGATCAGCAGACCCTGAAGGAGCAGGCCGATCAAGCCGAAACCGCCGCCAAAGCCGGTGCCCATCAACATGCCGAACAGACCGCCGAGCAGCAGGCCGCCCATCAGGCCACCGGCAAGACCACCGAACAGGCCGCCCGGACGGTTGAACCCTTGTGTCGCTGTCTGGTTAGTGCCCGGCTGGGTCGCATTCGTGCGCGGCGTCATGGTGCGCTCGATCGGCGCTGCTGGTGCGGGCGCCGTGCGGGTGATCGACGGCTGGCTGAAGGTGCGCGTGCCCCGGCTGCCGAAGCCGCCACTGGCGCGACGCGCTTCGGCAAAGTCGACGGCCATCAGCGTCACCATCATCCCGAGCGCCAGCGCCGCAAAAAATTTTCCGTATTGTCGCATGGGGATCTCCCCTCCTCCTCGAACGGTCGTGGCCCAAAGGGCCTTGCAGCCCATATGGAGACCGCCCGACCTCTTTGGAAGGTCGAGCGATCAATTATTGATTGAAATTGAAGTGATCGCGTCAGGCTCTCAGCCAGAACTTGATGATCAGGCCGACGACCGTGATCGTGCCCACGCCCGCCGCCCAAAGGCCGACGAACCAAAGCAGTCGGCTGAGTGTCTCGCGCGTTTGCATCAGTGATAGCCCTCGTCAGGGTTGAGCTTCCCTCGGAAGACCCAATAGGCATAGGCAGTGTAGCACAGGATCATCGGCACCAGCACGACCGCTCCGACGAGCAGGAAGGACAGGCTTGAATCGGGGGCCGCCGCTTCCCAGATCGTCAGCGAGGTCGGCACGATATAGGGATAAAATGAAATCCCGATGCCGGCGTAACCGAGCACAAAAAGCCCCAGTGCCGCCACGAAAGGCTGCACATCGCGGCCATTGCGTAAGCCTGAAACGATCACCCACAGGCAACCGAGCACCATCAGCGGTACGATGAACGAGAAGACGATCGTCGGATAGCCGAACCAGCGATCGAGATAGGCCGGTTCCAGCCAGGGAGTCCAGAGGCTGAACACACCCATGGCGGCGACCGTGGCAAAGGCAAGCCGGAAGGCAAAAACCTTCGCCCGCTCAGCGATCTCGCCCTCCGTTTTCATCACGAGCCAGGTGGCTCCGAGCAGGCCATAACCAATCAACAGGGCAAGACCTGTGGCGATCGAGAACGGGGTCAGCCAGTCCCACCAGCCGCCGGAATAGGCGCGATCGGTGACGGGAATGCCCTGCACCAGCGCACCGAGTGCCACGCCCTGAAAGAATGCCGCAACCACCGACCCGCCGGTGAAGGCCCAGTTCCACAAGTGCTCCGCCCGCTTGGTGCGCCAGCGATATTCGAAAGCGACACCGCGGAAGATGAGCCCGAGCAGCATGAGGATGATCGGCGCATAGATTGCCGGCAGGATCGTCGCATAAGCAAGCGGGAAGACGGCGAGCAGCCCGCCGCCCCCGAGCACCAGCCAGGTCTCGTTGCCATCCCAGACCGGCGCCACCGAATTCATCATCAGGTCCTTCTCGTGCTTCTCCGGGAAGAAGGGGAAGAGGATGCCGATGCCGAGATCGAAGCCATCGAGAATGACATAGGCGAGCACGGCGAAGGCGATGATGCCGGCCCAGATGAAGGGAAGATCAATGGGCATGTTTGCCTCCATGGTGACCGGGTTGGGCGGCCGGCGTGATGCCGGACGAGCGGATCGGGCCATCATCGAGATCCGGCATCGGATCGCGCGGCAGACGGGCCATAAGACGCAAAATGTAGAAGGTGCCCGCACCGAAGACGACGAAATAGACCACGATGAAGGCAATCAACGAGGCGGCAACGGCCGGTGCCGCGATCGGGGAGATGGAGTCAGCCGTGAGCAGATGGCCATAGACCGTATAGGGCTGACGACCGACTTCGGTGGTGATCCAGCCGGCGAGCACCGCCACGAAACCGGACGGGCCCATGACGAGCGCCACGCGATGCAGCCAGTGGTTCTGCAACAGCGTGCCCTTCCAGCGACACCAGAGCGAGAACAGACCGACGCCGAGCATGGCAAAACCGATGGCCACCATGACGCGGAACGACCAGAAGACAATCGCAACCGGCGGCTCCTTGTCATCGGGAACCGTATCCAGGCCATCGAGCGGCGCGTTGAGGTCGTGCTTGAGGATCAGGCTCGACAGCTTGGGGATCTGGATCGCATAGTCGATCCGCTTTTCCTCGGTGTTCGGAATGCCGAACAGGATCAGCGGCGCGCCGCCGGGATGGCTGTCGAAATGGCCCTCCATGGCCATGACCTTGACCGGCTGGTGTTCCAGCGTGTTGAGCCCATGCGCATCGCCAGCGGCGATCTGGATCGGCGCGACGATTGCGGCCATCCACATCGCCATCGAGAACATCACGCCGGCGCGGCGGGGTGCCGTGCCGCGCAGCAGGTGCCAGGCGCCGACCGCACCGACCACGAAGGCGGTGGTCAAATAGGCGGCGATCACCATATGTGTGAGGCGGTAGGGGAAGGACGGATTGAAGACGATCTTCCACCAGTCGACTGGCACGAACTGCCCGACCTCGTTGATGGCGAAACCATCTGGCGTCTGCATCCAGGAATTGACCGAGAGGATCCAGGTCGCCGAGATCAGTGTTCCGATGGCGACCATGGCGGTGGCGAAGAAATGTAAGCCTGGGCCAACTTTCTGCCGACCGAAAAGCATCACACCGAGGAAGCCGGCTTCGAGGAAGAAGGCCGTCAGCACCTCATAGCCCATCAGCGGGCCGATCACCGGCCCAGCCTTGTCAGAGAAGACCGACCAGTTCGTGCCGAATTGATAGGACATCACAATCCCCGACACGACTCCCATCCCGAAGGCGACCGCGAAGATCGTCTTCCAGAAGTCGAAAAGCTCCAGATAAACCTTGTCCTTCTTCCATAGATAAAGGCCTTCGAGCACGGCCAGATAGCTCGCCAGACCGATGGAGAAAGCCGGGAAGATGATGTGGAAGGAAATCGTGAACGCGAACTGGATCCGCGCGAGGATCTGTGCGTCGAAGTTTTCGAACATGATGACTGCATCCTTCGTTTTCGACCCCGCAGCCAAACGGCGCTCGAGGTGACAGAAGTCAAGTATAGCCTTGTACCCCGCGTTCAATGCGACAAGCCGCCATGCGACGGTTCAACGCATCGATTGTTCCTTATATGGGCCCTGCCCATTGTCTCGGTTGTTCCACAAACAAAGACGGCGCGGGTTTGATCCCGCGCCGCAGCGTTTATTCGTCGCGATGGCCGCAGGGCCCCGCCGCTTAATCGACGTTGAATACCAGCGGCTTCGCCTGCTTGACCGCCGGGTTGGCGGTCAACTGGTCGAGCACGGCCTTCTCAACCGGACCGTCGACATAAAGGAGAGCGATCGCGTCGCCGCCTTCCTTGTCGCGACCGAGCTGGAAGTTCGCGATGTTGACCTTGGCATTGCCGAGCGTGGTGCCCATGAAGCCGATCATGCCGGGAACGTCAGTGTTCGAGATGTAGATCATGTTCTGACCGACATCCGCATCCATGTTGATGCCCTTGATCTGGATGAAGCGCGGCTTGCCATCCGAAAAGACCGTGCCGGCGACCGAGCGGGTCTGCTTATCGGTCGTGACCGTGAGCTTGATGTAACCGTCATAGACGCCGGTCTTGTCGCGCTTCACTTCGGCGACGATGACGCCCTTTTCCTTGATCATGATCGGAGCCGAGACCATGTTGACGTCGGCCACCTGCGGGCGGATCAGACCGGCCAGAAGTGCCGAAGTGAGCGCCTTGGTGTTCATGGTCGAGGTGACACCGTCATAGAGGATCTCGATTTCCTTGATCGGATCTTCGGTCATCTGGCCGGCAAACGAGCCGAGCACGTCGGCAAGACGGATGAACGGCTTCAGGATCGGCGCTTCCTCGGCCGTGATCGACGGCATATTGATGGCGTTCGAAACCGCACCCTTGACCAGATAATCCGACATCTGCTCGGCGACCTGCAGGGCGACGTTTTCCTGGGCTTCCGTGGTGGAAGCGCCGAGATGCGGCGTGCAGACGACATTGGGAAGGCCGAACAGCGGGCTTTCCTTGGCCGGTTCGACCTCGAAGACGTCGAAACCGGCACCAGCGACGTGGCCGGACTTGATCGCTTCGGCGAGTGCCGCCTCATCGACGAGACCACCACGGGCGCAGTTGATGATGCGCACGCCCGGCTTCGTCTTGGCGATGTTTTCCTTGCCCAGGATGCCGCGGGTCTTGTCGGTCATCGGCACATGCAGGGTGATGAAATCGGCGCGCGGCAGCAGCTCGTCGAGCTCGACCTTTTCGACGCCCATTTCCTGGGCGCGTTCGGCCGACAGGAAGGGGTCATAGGCAATCACATGCATGCCAAGGCCGATGGCCTTCTTGCAGACAATGCCGCCGATATTGCCGGCACCGATGACGCCGAGCGTCTTGCCGGTGATTTCGACACCCATGAACTTCGACTTCTCCCACTTGCCGGCCTGGGTCGAGGCATCCGCCTGCGGCAGCTGGCGGGCAACGGCAAACATCAGGGCAATC from Rhizobium glycinendophyticum includes:
- a CDS encoding Gfo/Idh/MocA family protein produces the protein MQQVGIGIIGCGNISSAYLKTLPQFPILKVCGVADLNADLAAARAAEFNVPVRSIEDLYVDPEIRIILNLTVPKAHVAVGLKALEAGKHVYSEKPLGVTFAEGLHLSSVARALGLRIGSAPDTFLGGAHQTARALVDDGAIGQPIGGTAYFMCPGHERWHPNPDFYYEAGGGPMLDMGPYYITDLVNLLGPVEKVAGFATKVRDTRKIGSEPRRGEVIPVHVPTHVTGLMSFANGAVVQISMSFDVAGHRHTPLEIYGTEASLIVPDPNHFGGDLFLLPLVGEAQGKPVSLPYAEGNWRSLGLADMAHAIIEDRPHRANGDLALHVLEVMEAFQTASDRGETVAITTRVERPAPLSDSLVDGLLGR
- a CDS encoding ThuA domain-containing protein, whose protein sequence is MRQALICWGGWDGHQPEQCAALISDMLEAEGFSVRVEPGTEAFADPAIRDYSLIVPMLTMTKIEKPEIENLELAIRGGVGLGGFHGQAGDSFRDCVQYQYMIGGQWVAHPGNIYDYTVNIVKPEDPLVSGIGDFPYRSEQYYMHVDPNNEVLATTTFTGEHDAWIDGHVMPVVWKRRHGQGRVFYSSLGHQATEFEVPQMREIVRRGLVWAAR
- the dgcA gene encoding N-acetyl-D-Glu racemase DgcA, encoding MPIQMTVTPESFPIAGTFTISRGSKTEAKVVTVRLTDGVFVGQGECVPYARYGETVESVVQVLSALVPEVADGLDRVGLQTRLKPGAARNALDCAFWDLEAKRAGKPVWQLAKLPEPKPLSVTYTLSLGTPESMRAAAEKEAHRPLLKVKLGGEGDVERIRAVRAGAPNAAIIVDANEGWSLDQYKALAPVFLDLGVKLVEQPFPAGNDEALLGLDRVLPVCADESCHDTASLASLKGKYDAVNIKLDKTGGLTEALLMRDAAVEAGFQIMIGCMVGSSLAMAPAFLVGQGAAFVDLDGPLLLARDREPSIAYDGAVMSVPPRGLWG
- a CDS encoding TIM44-like domain-containing protein, which produces MRQYGKFFAALALGMMVTLMAVDFAEARRASGGFGSRGTRTFSQPSITRTAPAPAAPIERTMTPRTNATQPGTNQTATQGFNRPGGLFGGLAGGLMGGLLLGGLFGMLMGTGFGGGFGLIGLLLQGLLIFFLVRFAMRAFANRQPASAGAGSNSGIGGFPGIGGLARDNQGDAGRSSFQIPKIGSGGVAAASAARPGQPDELGITQGDLERFEQLLKDMQAAFAAEDYGTLRRITTPEAMSYLAEELSENATKGVKNVVRDVHLVQGDVAESWAEEKAEYATVAMRYEAVDYMVDRQTNAVVEGDPKTPSESVEIWTFVRRPGTLWQISAIQSAN
- a CDS encoding transglycosylase SLT domain-containing protein, with product MRTALYSALGVMLMLSACAKPPSQTRNACAIFEQRDGLFNNWRRAAVSAEREYGVPVPILMATIYTESSFRHNAKPPRKWYLGFIPGKRASSAYGYSQALDGTWDRYRQETGRWGARRTDFADAIRFIGWYHRETADKLKIQLNDPYNLYLAYHSGLTGYLRGAYKNRPEALKGAKRFTEITYTYARQLQQCPG
- the mnmA gene encoding tRNA 2-thiouridine(34) synthase MnmA, with the protein product MNTLDFDKRPEDTRVVVAMSGGVDSSVVAGILKREGYDVLGITLQLYDHGAAVHRAGSCCAGQDIDDARRVCETLGIPHYVLDYEQRFRDTVINPFMESYVAGETPIPCVACNQTVKFADLLATAKELGADALATGHYIRSKSVPLPNDPGHRALFRPIDSERDQSYFLFATTQEQIDYLRFPLGAMSKAETRKLAEDMGLVVAQKADSQDICFVPQGKYADVINKLKPNAALAGEIVHLDGRVLGNHEGILHYTIGQRKGLGVATGEPLYVIYLDARSRRVIVGPKEALETHRVYLRDINWLGDRTLAEDAADGMPCFAKVRSTRPPTPAVLHADEKGVYIDLEIGEAGVAPGQACVLYSATGADARVYGGGFIERSERSGTAEASLKALLASPVAA
- the cydB gene encoding cytochrome d ubiquinol oxidase subunit II, whose amino-acid sequence is MPIDLPFIWAGIIAFAVLAYVILDGFDLGIGILFPFFPEKHEKDLMMNSVAPVWDGNETWLVLGGGGLLAVFPLAYATILPAIYAPIILMLLGLIFRGVAFEYRWRTKRAEHLWNWAFTGGSVVAAFFQGVALGALVQGIPVTDRAYSGGWWDWLTPFSIATGLALLIGYGLLGATWLVMKTEGEIAERAKVFAFRLAFATVAAMGVFSLWTPWLEPAYLDRWFGYPTIVFSFIVPLMVLGCLWVIVSGLRNGRDVQPFVAALGLFVLGYAGIGISFYPYIVPTSLTIWEAAAPDSSLSFLLVGAVVLVPMILCYTAYAYWVFRGKLNPDEGYH